A region from the Cannabis sativa cultivar Pink pepper isolate KNU-18-1 chromosome 9, ASM2916894v1, whole genome shotgun sequence genome encodes:
- the LOC115721889 gene encoding transcription factor MYB8, with the protein MRKPCCDKDGTNKGAWSKHEDQKLIDYITTHGEGCWRSLPKAAGLHRCGKSCRLRWINYLRPDIKRGNFGEDEEDLIIKLHALLGNRWSLIAGRLPGRTDNEVKNYWNSHLRKKLINLGIDPNNHKVNRSQNHDHSATTTHPHNSHNIISGSINAHASNSDETSAAASSDNNHNRKHLINLDLTIAFPYSDHNDHHHDHHPLKETEPQNKEPLNSMEMEVSSNNIYTTFPTLILFR; encoded by the exons ATGAGAAAACCTTGCTGTGATAAAGATGGAACGAACAAGGGAGCATGGTCGAAGCACGAAGACCAAAAGCTGATTGATTATATCACAACTCACGGCGAAGGATGTTGGCGCTCACTCCCCAAGGCTGCAG gtCTGCACCGATGTGGCAAAAGTTGCAGGCTTAGATGGATTAACTATCTTAGACCAGACATTAAAAGGGGAAACTTTGGAGAGGACGAAGAGGATCTCATTATCAAGCTTCATGCCCTCCTTGGCAATcg GTGGTCTCTAATTGCTGGAAGGTTACCAGGGAGAACGGATAACGAGGTGAAGAACTATTGGAATTCTCACTTACGAAAGAAGCTCATAAATTTGGGAATTGATCCAAATAATCATAAGGTCAACCGAAGCCAAAATCATGATCATAGTGCTACAACCACTCATCCTCACAACAGCCATAATATTATTTCTGGCTCAATCAACGCCCATGCCTCAAACTCAGATGAAACATCTGCAGCTGCCTCTTCTGATAACAATCACAATCGCAAACACCTAATTAATCTTGATCTTACCATTGCCTTTCCTTATTCTGATCACAATGATCATCATCATGATCACCATCCCCTTAAAGAGACTGAACCACAAAATAAAGAGCCCTTAAACTCAATGGAGATGGAAGTTAGTAGTAATAATATTTACACTACTTTTCCGACTCTCATCCTTTTTAGATAA
- the LOC133030893 gene encoding LOW QUALITY PROTEIN: 14-3-3 protein 3-like (The sequence of the model RefSeq protein was modified relative to this genomic sequence to represent the inferred CDS: substituted 2 bases at 2 genomic stop codons) → MAVTREDNVYMVKSRCWWAHIRGAKPILHCLQEYMVGPRRASWRIVSSIEQKEETRGNVEHVSTIKEYRSKIENELASIFDDILDLLERKLVPSATAAESKVFYLKMKGDIHRYLAEFQNGSDXKEAAXNTLSAYKAAKVGRRCKERL, encoded by the exons ATGGCGGTCACACGCGAAGACAATGTTTACATGGTCAAATCTCGATGTTGGTGGGCACACATTCGAGGAGCGAAACCTATTCTCCATTGCTTACAAGAATATATGGTTGGACCTCGCCGTGCCTCGTGGCGGATCGTCTCTTCCATTGAGCAGAAGGAGGAGACTCGTGGTAATGTCGAACACGTGTCCACCATCAAGGAATACAGGTCCAAGATCGAGAACGAACTCGCCTCCATATTCGATGATATTCTGGATCTGCTTGAGAGAAAGCTTGTCCCTTCTGCCACCGCCGCTGAATCTAAGGTCTTTTACCTGAAAATGAAGGGTGATATCCACAGGTACCTTGCTGAATTCCAAAATGGTTCTGATTGAAAGGAGGCTGCCTAAAATACTCTTTCTGCCTACAAGGCTGCTAAG GTAGGAAGAAGATGTAAGGAAAGGCTATGA